One window from the genome of Streptomyces cadmiisoli encodes:
- a CDS encoding SDR family NAD(P)-dependent oxidoreductase: MRIDLAGRTALVTGSTQGIGEAIAAGLGRAGARVCVNGRDPSRVDEAVTRLRGSVPEGDFVPVAVDVTTERGTDRAYEMVPDVDILINNLGIYGAKDALDIDDDEWRLYFEVNVLTAVRLTRMYLPRMLERDWGRVQYISSESGVAIPAEMIQYGMTKTAMLALGRGFAKKAAGSGVTVNSVLAGPTHTGGVEEFVRGLVGGDLPWEETQRTFMREHRPQSLLQRLIEPAEIANMVVYLSSDLASATTGGALRVDGGCVDAIVP, encoded by the coding sequence ATGCGCATCGATCTCGCTGGACGGACCGCTTTGGTGACGGGATCGACGCAGGGCATCGGGGAGGCCATCGCGGCCGGTCTCGGCCGCGCCGGGGCCCGGGTCTGCGTCAACGGGCGCGATCCGAGCCGGGTCGACGAAGCCGTCACACGGCTGCGGGGCTCGGTGCCCGAGGGCGATTTCGTCCCGGTCGCCGTCGACGTGACGACGGAGAGAGGCACCGACCGCGCCTACGAGATGGTGCCGGACGTCGACATCCTCATCAACAACCTCGGCATCTACGGCGCGAAGGACGCGCTCGACATCGACGACGACGAATGGCGCCTGTATTTCGAGGTGAACGTCCTCACCGCCGTGCGTCTCACCCGGATGTACCTGCCGCGGATGCTGGAGCGGGACTGGGGGCGCGTCCAGTACATCTCCAGCGAGTCCGGCGTGGCGATCCCCGCCGAAATGATCCAGTACGGCATGACCAAGACCGCGATGCTCGCCCTCGGCCGCGGCTTCGCCAAGAAGGCCGCGGGGTCCGGCGTCACGGTGAACTCGGTCCTCGCCGGCCCCACCCACACCGGCGGAGTGGAGGAGTTCGTCCGGGGACTGGTCGGCGGCGACCTGCCCTGGGAGGAGACACAGCGGACCTTCATGCGCGAGCACCGGCCCCAGTCGCTGCTGCAACGCCTGATCGAACCGGCGGAGATCGCCAACATGGTGGTGTACCTCAGCTCGGACCTCGCCTCGGCGACCACGGGCGGCGCCCTGCGGGTCGACGGCGGCTGCGTCGACGCGATCGTTCCCTGA
- a CDS encoding radical SAM protein: MWEVTRYCNLACAHCCTDASPLLRRTPAVSTESALRLISELPALGITSMTLSGGEPLLRPDLPRLLDLAGHLGVGVYLNTNGYPITRRRAEALRAAGVRMVTISLDSHRAEDHNTIRRNPSAFDRAVRGIRECLRAGVPVRVSGVITPDLLPELEEYVAFVAGLGVPRVVLNTAFPVGRARRNPALVPSPDPGLAAHLDTLKHRYAAGGPQLDHSLGADEGGSNGAGRTAAPATCAAGTRILHIAANGDVSGCSWLYKLDPGRFRLGNITRSSLTDILRRVPAMRASLPRTTEGCPLTDVEAETA; encoded by the coding sequence ATGTGGGAAGTGACGAGGTACTGCAATCTCGCCTGCGCCCATTGCTGCACCGACGCCAGCCCGCTGCTGCGCCGTACGCCCGCGGTCTCCACCGAGAGCGCGCTGCGCCTGATCTCGGAACTGCCCGCCCTCGGGATCACGAGCATGACGCTCTCCGGAGGCGAGCCGCTGCTCCGCCCCGACCTGCCCCGGCTGCTCGACCTCGCCGGGCATCTCGGTGTCGGCGTCTACCTGAACACCAACGGCTATCCGATCACCCGCCGCCGCGCCGAGGCGCTCCGGGCCGCCGGCGTGCGGATGGTGACCATCAGCCTGGACAGCCACCGGGCGGAGGACCACAACACCATCCGCCGGAACCCGTCGGCCTTCGACCGGGCCGTACGCGGCATACGCGAGTGCCTGCGCGCGGGGGTCCCCGTACGTGTGTCGGGCGTCATCACCCCCGATCTGCTGCCCGAGTTGGAGGAATACGTCGCCTTCGTGGCCGGGCTCGGGGTTCCTCGCGTCGTGCTCAACACGGCCTTCCCGGTCGGCAGGGCACGCCGGAACCCGGCGCTCGTCCCCTCACCCGACCCCGGACTGGCCGCCCACCTCGACACGCTGAAGCACAGGTACGCCGCCGGCGGCCCGCAGCTCGACCACTCTCTGGGCGCAGACGAGGGCGGGAGCAACGGCGCAGGTCGCACGGCCGCACCGGCCACCTGCGCGGCGGGCACCCGCATCCTGCACATCGCCGCCAACGGCGACGTCTCGGGCTGCTCGTGGCTCTACAAACTCGACCCCGGCCGGTTCAGGCTCGGCAACATCACCCGGTCCTCCCTCACCGACATACTCCGCCGGGTGCCCGCGATGCGGGCCTCGCTCCCCCGGACGACGGAAGGGTGCCCGCTGACCGATGTGGAAGCCGAGACCGCCTGA
- a CDS encoding NADH:flavin oxidoreductase/NADH oxidase produces MSTIFEPYTLRSLTIPNRIWMAAMCQYSAAPDGAQTGVPNDWHFAHLAARATGGTGLIITEATAVSPEGRISPYDLGIWNETQVEAFRRITGFLKSQGTVPGIQLAHAGRKASTERTWVDRGAQIMPDERYGWTPVGPSVVPFDENSTVPEELTVEQIGAVVQDFADAARRALDAGFQVAEIHGAHGYLIHQFLSPFSNRRTDAYGGDFQGRIRFALEVVDAVRAVWPQDLPVFFRISATDWLRENGDEREGWTADDSVRFAKELQARGVDLMDVSTGGNVADTSIAVGPDYQVPYAQRVRAEAGMPVAAVGLITEPEQAESIVASGRADAVLLGRELLRDPYWARHAAQALGGQVPTPVQYHRA; encoded by the coding sequence GTGAGCACGATCTTCGAGCCCTACACCCTTCGCTCGCTGACCATTCCCAACCGGATCTGGATGGCAGCGATGTGCCAGTACAGCGCCGCGCCGGACGGTGCGCAGACGGGCGTGCCGAACGACTGGCACTTCGCGCACCTGGCCGCGCGCGCCACCGGAGGCACCGGGCTGATCATCACCGAGGCCACCGCGGTCAGCCCCGAGGGCCGGATCAGCCCGTACGACCTGGGCATCTGGAACGAGACCCAGGTGGAGGCCTTCCGCCGGATCACCGGGTTCCTGAAGTCGCAGGGCACCGTTCCCGGTATTCAGCTGGCGCACGCCGGCCGCAAGGCGTCCACCGAGCGGACCTGGGTCGACCGCGGTGCCCAGATCATGCCCGACGAGCGGTACGGCTGGACGCCGGTCGGACCGAGCGTCGTGCCGTTCGACGAGAACTCGACGGTTCCGGAGGAGCTGACGGTCGAGCAGATCGGCGCCGTCGTACAGGACTTCGCCGATGCCGCGCGGCGCGCCCTGGACGCCGGTTTCCAGGTCGCCGAGATCCATGGCGCCCACGGCTACCTGATCCACCAGTTCCTCTCCCCCTTCAGCAACCGGCGCACCGACGCCTACGGCGGCGACTTCCAGGGGCGTATCCGCTTCGCCCTCGAAGTCGTCGACGCGGTCCGGGCCGTCTGGCCGCAGGATCTGCCGGTCTTCTTCCGCATCTCCGCCACCGACTGGCTGCGGGAGAACGGCGACGAGCGCGAGGGATGGACGGCGGACGACTCCGTACGCTTCGCCAAGGAACTCCAGGCGCGGGGAGTCGACCTGATGGACGTCTCCACCGGCGGCAACGTGGCGGACACGTCGATCGCGGTCGGCCCCGACTATCAGGTGCCCTACGCGCAACGTGTGCGCGCGGAGGCGGGCATGCCGGTGGCGGCCGTCGGTCTGATCACCGAGCCCGAGCAGGCAGAGTCGATCGTGGCGTCGGGCCGGGCGGACGCCGTCCTGCTCGGCCGTGAACTGCTGCGCGACCCGTACTGGGCCCGCCACGCGGCCCAGGCCCTGGGCGGGCAGGTTCCCACCCCGGTCCAGTACCACCGGGCGTGA